In one bacterium genomic region, the following are encoded:
- a CDS encoding creatininase family protein, translated as MAESLRDRASREVRYDALTWQEINEAVALKKVVVLPVGATEQHGHHLPLETDTRQVRALAMEAATRSPADMLVMPEVAYGYTHHVMDFPGTVTIEPSTFVRLLIDIGRSVAFHGFKRIIMINGHGSNAPLVEMAARQVSLQTDAACMSLGWWHLAVKDWNAVRESPVGGCAHACEMETSLYWHINPDGVRTERIKGDIPSYMKLPGADRWHYRDITLGSGPAGIMDWTSSFSETGSNGLPQYASREKGGRYFEAIVRDLVDLVRWFRSRPDLPRRDRHTAAPTFALPFEL; from the coding sequence ATGGCGGAATCGCTGCGCGATCGCGCATCGCGCGAAGTGCGCTATGACGCGTTGACGTGGCAGGAGATCAACGAGGCGGTCGCGCTGAAGAAAGTCGTGGTTCTCCCGGTGGGCGCGACGGAGCAGCACGGTCACCACCTGCCCCTCGAGACGGACACCAGGCAGGTGCGCGCGCTCGCGATGGAAGCCGCGACGCGTTCGCCCGCCGATATGCTCGTCATGCCGGAAGTGGCCTACGGCTACACGCACCACGTGATGGATTTCCCGGGTACCGTCACCATCGAGCCGTCGACGTTCGTGAGACTGCTGATCGACATCGGCCGGTCCGTCGCCTTTCACGGGTTCAAGCGCATCATCATGATCAACGGACACGGCTCCAACGCGCCGCTTGTGGAAATGGCGGCGCGGCAGGTCAGCCTGCAGACCGACGCCGCCTGCATGTCGCTCGGCTGGTGGCATCTCGCGGTGAAGGACTGGAACGCGGTGCGCGAGTCTCCGGTCGGCGGCTGCGCGCACGCCTGCGAGATGGAGACATCGCTCTACTGGCACATCAATCCCGACGGCGTCCGGACTGAGCGGATCAAGGGCGACATTCCGAGCTACATGAAGCTGCCCGGCGCCGACCGGTGGCACTACCGGGACATCACGCTCGGCTCCGGTCCGGCCGGGATCATGGACTGGACGTCGTCGTTTTCCGAGACCGGATCGAACGGACTGCCGCAGTACGCGAGCCGCGAGAAGGGCGGACGCTACTTCGAGGCGATCGTGCGGGATCTGGTCGACCTCGTCCGCTGGTTCCGCAGCCGGCCCGACCTGCCGAGGCGGGACCGCCACACCGCGGCCCCGACCTTCGCCCTGCCGTTCGAATTGTAA
- a CDS encoding CBS domain-containing protein — protein sequence MIDIRTSSVRNSTVPSPVITPRTTVATALRLLREHGLRALPVSDGDRLLGLVRETGLLRLTPSDVTTLDVYELRDVLDRLTVARIVEPVPSIAADASLEDAGMLMRTGGYEALPVMDGARLVGLLPWTALLP from the coding sequence ATGATCGATATCCGCACCAGCAGCGTCAGGAACAGCACGGTACCTTCGCCCGTAATCACGCCGCGCACGACCGTCGCGACGGCCCTCAGGCTCCTCCGAGAGCACGGCCTTCGCGCGCTGCCGGTGTCCGATGGTGATCGTCTCCTCGGCCTGGTCAGAGAGACCGGCCTCCTGCGGCTCACACCGTCGGACGTGACCACCCTGGACGTGTATGAGCTGCGCGATGTGCTCGACAGGTTGACCGTTGCGCGGATCGTCGAGCCGGTGCCGTCGATCGCAGCGGACGCGTCGCTCGAGGACGCGGGGATGTTGATGCGGACGGGCGGCTATGAGGCGCTGCCGGTGATGGACGGCGCGCGCCTGGTGGGGCTGCTGCCCTGGACCGCGCTGCTGCCGTAG
- a CDS encoding ABATE domain-containing protein, translated as MGNIEVGAKQTVLTEYTFEFSGGRLCLDFVNTLGGARKTPKEHLHNYLDLLAWGRQAGLLDDDAVQRLTQLSKRRPDEAARTLRDAVALREVMFRIFCGAADCQPQAEEDMKVFNAALSRALAHVRLATSQEGCVRLWGDGDDDLDRVLWPVLRSAMDVLTSEHERTRVHKCESPTCDWLFLDTSRNHSRRWCDMNTCGNRAKARRYYDRHKHTDAHD; from the coding sequence ATGGGGAACATTGAGGTGGGGGCGAAACAAACGGTGTTAACAGAGTACACCTTTGAGTTCAGCGGAGGACGGCTCTGCCTGGACTTCGTCAACACCCTGGGCGGAGCGCGCAAGACTCCAAAGGAGCACCTGCACAACTACCTCGATCTGCTCGCATGGGGACGCCAGGCCGGCCTGCTCGACGATGACGCGGTGCAACGGCTGACACAACTCTCGAAGCGGCGGCCCGATGAGGCCGCGCGGACGCTCCGCGACGCGGTGGCGCTGCGCGAAGTGATGTTCCGGATCTTCTGCGGCGCGGCGGACTGTCAGCCTCAGGCCGAGGAGGACATGAAGGTCTTCAATGCCGCCCTCAGCCGAGCGCTCGCCCACGTCCGGCTCGCCACCAGCCAGGAAGGGTGCGTCCGCCTCTGGGGAGACGGCGACGACGATCTCGACCGCGTGCTGTGGCCGGTGCTGCGGTCTGCGATGGACGTGCTGACGTCAGAGCACGAGCGGACCCGCGTGCACAAGTGCGAGAGCCCGACCTGCGACTGGTTGTTCCTCGACACGAGCCGCAACCACAGCCGCCGGTGGTGCGACATGAACACTTGCGGCAACCGCGCGAAGGCGCGCCGGTACTACGACCGGCATAAGCATACGGACGCGCACGACTAA